A genomic region of Candidatus Pseudomonas phytovorans contains the following coding sequences:
- a CDS encoding MetQ/NlpA family ABC transporter substrate-binding protein: MKKTLLTTALAAALSLSGLASAAEKLVVAATPVPHAEILELIKPTLAKEGVDLQIKVFTDYVQPNVQVDQKRLDANYFQTLPYLKSFNEGKGTHLETVIGVHVEPFGGYSKKIKNLSELKEGATVAIPNEGSNSGRALILLQKAGLITLKDPKNALATPKDIAENPKKLKFRELESAMLPRVLDQVDLDMINTNYALEAGLNPAKDALVIEGADSPYVNFLVARPDNKNSEAIQKLAKALTSPEVKEFIAKKYQGAVLPAF, encoded by the coding sequence ATGAAGAAGACCCTGCTGACCACCGCTCTGGCCGCTGCCCTGTCGCTTTCAGGCCTGGCCTCTGCCGCCGAGAAACTGGTGGTTGCTGCTACCCCGGTACCGCACGCCGAAATCCTCGAGCTGATCAAGCCGACCTTGGCCAAGGAAGGTGTGGACCTGCAGATCAAAGTCTTCACTGACTACGTGCAGCCGAACGTACAAGTGGACCAGAAGCGCCTGGACGCCAACTACTTCCAGACCCTGCCGTACCTGAAGAGCTTCAACGAAGGTAAGGGCACCCACCTGGAAACGGTGATCGGCGTGCACGTCGAACCCTTCGGTGGCTACTCGAAAAAGATCAAGAACCTGTCCGAGCTGAAGGAAGGCGCCACGGTTGCCATCCCTAACGAAGGCAGCAACAGCGGCCGCGCCCTGATCCTGCTGCAGAAGGCTGGCCTGATCACCCTGAAAGACCCGAAAAATGCCCTGGCCACCCCCAAGGACATCGCCGAGAACCCGAAGAAGCTGAAGTTCCGCGAGCTTGAGTCGGCCATGCTGCCGCGTGTGCTGGACCAGGTCGACCTGGACATGATCAACACCAACTACGCGCTGGAAGCCGGCCTGAACCCGGCCAAGGATGCACTGGTGATCGAAGGTGCCGACTCGCCGTACGTGAACTTCCTGGTTGCCCGCCCGGACAACAAGAACAGCGAAGCCATTCAGAAACTGGCCAAGGCCCTGACCAGCCCTGAAGTTAAAGAATTCATCGCCAAGAAATACCAAGGTGCTGTGCTGCCGGCGTTCTGA
- a CDS encoding amino acid ABC transporter permease: protein MTLDTAFILSTLPAFLKAVGVTLQVGLIAIATSLLVALLNATLLVLRTPYLWRLVKAYVELARNTPLLIQLFFVYFALPSLGLKISGFSAAIITMTFMGGAYLTEVLRAGIEAVPRAQLESGRSIGLSEGQLLRHVVLPQAGILSLPALFANFIFLLKETTVVSAVAVPEILYTTKNYIALYYKTYEMLTVLTLLCVLLFLPLSLLLRYLERRLQHGQFGV, encoded by the coding sequence ATGACCCTCGACACCGCATTCATCCTCAGCACACTACCCGCCTTCCTCAAGGCCGTGGGCGTGACCTTGCAGGTCGGTCTCATCGCCATCGCCACCTCGCTACTGGTCGCCTTGCTCAATGCCACCCTGCTGGTATTACGCACCCCCTATCTGTGGCGCCTGGTAAAAGCCTACGTGGAACTGGCACGCAACACGCCACTGCTGATCCAGCTGTTTTTCGTCTACTTCGCATTACCCAGCCTGGGCCTGAAAATTTCCGGTTTCAGCGCAGCCATCATCACCATGACCTTCATGGGCGGTGCCTACCTTACCGAGGTGTTGCGGGCCGGCATCGAGGCCGTGCCGCGTGCCCAGCTTGAGTCCGGGCGCTCCATCGGCCTGTCCGAGGGGCAGCTGCTGCGCCACGTGGTGCTGCCCCAGGCCGGTATCCTCAGCCTGCCGGCGCTGTTCGCCAACTTCATTTTCCTGCTCAAGGAAACCACCGTGGTGTCGGCAGTGGCCGTGCCGGAAATTCTCTACACCACCAAGAACTACATCGCGCTGTACTACAAGACCTACGAAATGCTCACCGTGCTGACCCTGCTCTGCGTGCTGCTGTTCCTGCCGCTTTCGTTGCTGCTGCGCTATCTGGAAAGGAGGCTGCAACATGGCCAGTTCGGGGTTTGA
- a CDS encoding amino acid ABC transporter permease has protein sequence MASSGFELLLQALPQLAGGAAQTLSISALGILFATLGGVLYGVLATLGNRALNIALQIYLELFRAIPVLVWLYLVFFGLPIFFALSIPSFWCAVLVLALWGASEVGEVVRGALASLPRGQREAGLSIGLAGWQLYGYVLLPQALKRMTPPTINIYTRIIKTSSLAVLIGVVEVIKAGQQIIERTYESVLIYGALFLFFFIVCYPLSAASRVLERRWAHS, from the coding sequence ATGGCCAGTTCGGGGTTTGAACTGTTGTTGCAAGCGTTGCCGCAGTTGGCCGGCGGCGCTGCACAGACCTTGTCCATCTCGGCGCTGGGCATCCTGTTCGCGACGCTGGGTGGGGTGCTGTACGGCGTGCTGGCAACCCTGGGCAACCGTGCCCTGAACATCGCCTTGCAGATTTACCTGGAGCTGTTCCGCGCCATCCCGGTGCTGGTCTGGCTGTATCTGGTGTTCTTCGGTCTGCCGATCTTCTTTGCCCTGAGCATCCCCAGCTTCTGGTGCGCCGTGCTGGTACTGGCCCTCTGGGGCGCCAGCGAGGTGGGTGAGGTGGTGCGCGGTGCACTGGCTTCGCTGCCGCGGGGCCAGCGCGAGGCAGGGTTGTCGATCGGCCTGGCCGGCTGGCAGCTGTATGGCTACGTGCTGTTGCCGCAGGCACTCAAGCGCATGACCCCGCCGACCATCAACATCTACACGCGGATCATCAAGACCAGCTCGCTGGCGGTGCTGATCGGCGTGGTCGAGGTGATCAAGGCTGGGCAGCAGATCATCGAACGCACCTACGAATCGGTGCTGATCTACGGCGCCTTGTTCCTGTTCTTCTTTATCGTCTGTTATCCGCTGTCCGCCGCTTCGCGCGTGCTGGAACGCCGCTGGGCACACTCATGA
- a CDS encoding amino acid ABC transporter ATP-binding protein codes for MNALIEFQGFNKFFGPHQVLKDVDLKVAAGEVVVILGPSGCGKSTLLRCLNGLEQAHSGHLRPGKELLDPRTDWRDVRQRVGMVFQSYHLFGHMSVIDNLLLGPLKVQKRERAEAQAQAEALLARVGLLDKRDAFPRQLSGGQQQRIAIVRSLCMNPEVMLFDEVTAALDPEMVKEVLQVIQGLARDGMTLLIVTHEMAFARAVADRIVFMEAGRILEQGDPERFFTRPQTARAQQFLEKFSFVESLPKTLHKELS; via the coding sequence ATGAACGCATTGATCGAATTCCAGGGTTTCAACAAGTTTTTTGGCCCGCACCAGGTACTCAAGGACGTCGACCTCAAGGTGGCGGCCGGCGAAGTGGTGGTCATCCTCGGCCCCAGCGGTTGCGGCAAGAGCACGCTGTTGCGCTGCCTGAATGGCCTGGAGCAGGCCCACAGCGGGCACCTGCGCCCCGGAAAAGAGCTGCTCGACCCGCGTACCGATTGGCGCGACGTGCGCCAGCGGGTGGGCATGGTGTTCCAGAGCTATCACCTGTTTGGCCACATGAGCGTGATCGACAACCTGCTGCTGGGCCCGCTCAAGGTGCAAAAGCGCGAGCGTGCCGAAGCGCAGGCCCAGGCCGAGGCGCTGCTGGCGCGGGTCGGCCTGCTGGATAAGCGCGACGCCTTCCCCCGGCAGTTGTCCGGCGGCCAGCAACAGCGCATCGCCATCGTGCGCTCACTGTGCATGAACCCCGAGGTGATGCTGTTCGACGAGGTCACCGCCGCCCTTGACCCGGAGATGGTCAAGGAGGTGCTGCAGGTGATCCAGGGCCTGGCCCGCGACGGCATGACCCTGCTCATCGTTACTCACGAAATGGCCTTCGCTCGCGCGGTGGCCGACCGCATCGTGTTCATGGAGGCCGGCAGGATCCTTGAACAGGGCGACCCCGAGCGCTTCTTCACCCGACCGCAGACCGCACGCGCGCAGCAGTTCCTGGAGAAATTCTCCTTCGTAGAAAGCCTGCCAAAGACACTGCACAAGGAACTGTCATGA
- a CDS encoding transporter substrate-binding domain-containing protein: MKTANLTKLLAPLFGLALLAGCNKAEEPPKPAGASPATSYLETIKARDKLIVGVFTDKPPFGFVDEKGRYVGFDTDIGRRLAKDLLGDENKVEFVAVEPASRIPFLQSDKVDLILANMTVTPERKEAVDFTNPNLRVAVQAIVADGSPVQKLDDLADKTIIVTTGTTADIWLTKNHPEWKLLKFEKNSESLQALATGRGDAYAQDNLILFSWAKQNPGFRVLPELLGEEAPIAPAVKKGNTELRDWVNAELAKLGEEKFLLKLYDQYVRKELSDDTKPESVIVEGGKWQG, translated from the coding sequence ATGAAAACTGCCAACCTCACCAAACTGCTGGCGCCGTTGTTCGGCCTGGCCCTGCTGGCCGGCTGCAACAAGGCCGAGGAACCGCCCAAGCCGGCAGGGGCATCGCCAGCCACCAGCTACCTGGAAACCATCAAGGCCCGCGATAAGCTGATCGTCGGGGTGTTCACCGACAAGCCGCCGTTCGGCTTCGTCGATGAGAAGGGCCGCTACGTAGGCTTTGACACCGACATTGGCCGGCGCCTGGCCAAGGACCTGCTGGGGGATGAAAACAAGGTCGAGTTCGTTGCCGTGGAGCCGGCCAGCCGTATTCCGTTCCTGCAGAGCGACAAAGTCGACCTGATCCTTGCCAACATGACGGTGACCCCGGAGCGCAAGGAAGCGGTGGACTTTACCAACCCCAACCTGCGCGTTGCCGTGCAGGCCATCGTCGCCGATGGCAGCCCGGTACAGAAACTGGATGACCTGGCCGACAAGACCATCATCGTCACCACCGGCACAACGGCCGATATCTGGCTGACCAAAAACCATCCGGAGTGGAAACTGCTCAAGTTCGAGAAGAACAGCGAGTCGCTGCAAGCCCTGGCCACCGGCCGTGGCGATGCCTATGCCCAGGACAACCTGATCCTGTTCAGTTGGGCCAAGCAGAACCCGGGCTTCCGCGTGCTGCCTGAGTTGCTGGGTGAAGAAGCACCGATTGCGCCAGCGGTGAAGAAAGGCAACACCGAGTTGCGTGACTGGGTGAATGCCGAACTGGCCAAGCTGGGTGAGGAGAAGTTCTTGCTGAAACTGTATGACCAGTATGTGCGCAAGGAACTGAGCGATGACACCAAGCCGGAAAGCGTGATTGTCGAAGGCGGCAAATGGCAGGGCTGA
- a CDS encoding penicillin acylase family protein, protein MKRSLTLLAVVVAVAAGAGYWYVQGKLPQREGEVAMAGLQAPVSVRYDTRGVPHLQAQSEPDLYRALGYVHAQDRLFQMEILRRLARGELAEVLGEKLLPTDTLFRSLRIREQAALMAERQDHQSPAWHALQAYLDGVNSWQAGHPKPIEFDLLGITPRPFTAEDTLSVAGYLAYSFAAAFRTEPALTYIRDQLGPEYLNIFDLGWQPDGALGTPLAAADWQSLEALARLSHEALGDAGIPQFEGSNAWAVAGSHTRSGKPLLAGDPHIGFAVPAVWYEAELSAPGFNLYGYFQALNPFALLGHNRDFGWSLTMFQNDDVDLIAERTNPADANQVMVDGKWQALEKTEQQIAVKGEAPVTLSLRRSPHGPIVNDVLGATAGATPIAMWWAFLETENPILEGFYRLNRADTLGKMREAAANVHAPGLNFVWANARGDIGWWAAAKLPIRPDGVDPAFILDGTSVQASKLGFYPFSVNPQQENPARGYIVSANYQPPAAMPIPGYYNLPDRGRQLDRQLANPEVKWDTQNSQALQLDTASDHGPRTLAPLLATLRAAAEGDEEKELVEQLAAWRGDYPLDSTSATLFNQFLYELAFAALHDELGDTWFPVLISTRAIDAALPRLAADADSPWWNTRGGNLRTDRTAVVRLAWQHSLKHLRDTLGSDPASWQWGKAHTLTHNHPLGVKKPLNLLFNVGPFAAPGTHEVPNNLSAKIGPAPWPVTYGPSTRRLIDFADAGQALTINPVGQSGVPFDRHYADQAEGYVQGQYQKAQMGVIPAQSTLRLVPAP, encoded by the coding sequence ATGAAGCGCAGCCTGACCCTGCTGGCCGTGGTTGTGGCCGTGGCCGCTGGCGCCGGTTACTGGTACGTGCAGGGCAAACTGCCACAGCGCGAGGGCGAGGTGGCCATGGCCGGCCTGCAAGCGCCGGTCAGCGTGCGCTACGACACCCGCGGCGTACCGCACCTACAGGCGCAGAGCGAGCCGGACCTGTACCGCGCCCTGGGCTACGTGCATGCCCAGGACCGGCTGTTCCAGATGGAAATCCTGCGCCGTCTGGCCCGTGGCGAACTGGCCGAGGTGCTGGGCGAAAAACTGCTGCCCACCGACACCCTGTTCCGCAGCCTGCGCATTCGCGAACAGGCCGCGTTGATGGCGGAGCGGCAGGACCACCAGTCCCCTGCCTGGCACGCCCTGCAAGCCTACCTCGACGGGGTAAACAGCTGGCAGGCCGGCCACCCCAAGCCCATCGAGTTCGACCTGCTCGGAATCACCCCACGCCCGTTCACCGCCGAAGATACCCTGAGCGTCGCCGGCTACCTGGCCTACAGCTTCGCCGCCGCCTTTCGCACCGAGCCCGCGCTGACCTATATCCGCGACCAGCTGGGGCCGGAATACCTGAACATCTTCGACCTCGGCTGGCAGCCCGATGGCGCGCTGGGCACACCACTGGCCGCCGCCGATTGGCAAAGCCTGGAGGCCCTCGCCCGGCTCAGCCATGAAGCACTCGGCGACGCCGGTATCCCGCAGTTTGAAGGCAGCAACGCCTGGGCGGTGGCCGGCAGCCATACACGCAGCGGCAAGCCACTGCTGGCAGGCGACCCGCATATCGGCTTCGCGGTGCCCGCCGTGTGGTACGAGGCCGAACTGTCGGCGCCCGGTTTCAACCTGTATGGCTACTTCCAGGCGCTCAACCCGTTCGCCTTGCTGGGCCATAACCGCGACTTCGGCTGGAGCCTGACCATGTTCCAGAACGACGACGTCGACCTGATCGCCGAGCGCACCAACCCGGCCGACGCCAACCAGGTCATGGTCGATGGTAAATGGCAGGCGCTGGAAAAGACCGAACAGCAGATCGCGGTCAAAGGCGAAGCGCCGGTCACCCTCAGCCTGCGTCGCTCCCCCCATGGCCCGATCGTCAACGACGTGCTCGGCGCCACGGCCGGAGCCACGCCAATCGCAATGTGGTGGGCGTTTCTGGAAACCGAAAACCCGATTCTTGAAGGTTTCTATCGACTCAACCGTGCCGACACCCTGGGCAAGATGCGCGAAGCCGCCGCCAACGTCCACGCGCCCGGGCTGAACTTTGTCTGGGCCAATGCCCGAGGCGATATCGGCTGGTGGGCGGCGGCGAAGCTGCCGATCCGCCCCGACGGGGTTGACCCAGCGTTCATCCTCGACGGCACCAGCGTGCAGGCCAGCAAGCTCGGTTTCTACCCCTTCAGCGTCAACCCGCAGCAAGAGAACCCGGCGCGCGGCTATATCGTCTCGGCCAACTACCAACCACCGGCGGCGATGCCGATACCGGGTTACTACAACTTGCCTGACCGTGGGCGCCAACTCGACCGCCAGCTAGCCAACCCTGAAGTGAAATGGGATACACAGAACAGCCAGGCTCTGCAGTTGGACACCGCCAGCGATCACGGCCCGCGTACCCTTGCACCGCTGCTGGCAACGCTGCGCGCGGCGGCTGAAGGTGACGAAGAAAAGGAGCTGGTCGAGCAACTGGCTGCCTGGCGCGGCGACTACCCGCTGGACTCGACTAGCGCCACGCTGTTCAACCAGTTCCTCTACGAACTGGCATTCGCAGCCCTGCATGACGAACTGGGCGACACCTGGTTCCCGGTCCTGATCAGTACCCGCGCCATCGATGCCGCCTTGCCGCGCCTGGCGGCGGATGCCGATTCACCTTGGTGGAACACGCGCGGCGGCAACCTGCGTACCGACCGTACTGCCGTCGTGCGCCTGGCCTGGCAGCACAGCTTGAAGCACCTGCGCGACACCCTGGGCAGCGACCCGGCAAGCTGGCAGTGGGGCAAGGCGCATACCCTGACCCACAACCACCCGCTGGGGGTGAAAAAGCCGCTGAACCTGCTGTTCAATGTCGGGCCGTTCGCTGCACCCGGTACCCATGAGGTGCCGAACAATCTCTCGGCGAAGATCGGCCCGGCACCGTGGCCGGTGACCTATGGGCCATCGACGCGGCGGCTGATCGACTTTGCCGATGCCGGGCAGGCGCTGACCATCAACCCGGTCGGGCAGAGTGGCGTGCCGTTCGACCGGCACTATGCGGACCAGGCCGAAGGGTATGTGCAGGGACAGTATCAAAAGGCGCAGATGGGGGTGATACCGGCGCAGAGTACCTTGCGATTGGTGCCAGCGCCGTAG
- a CDS encoding sugar O-acetyltransferase, with amino-acid sequence MSLSEKQKMLTGQLYHAGCPELQAEQVANKHWMHRYNSSVELLSDARHGLLAGHFGQVGEGVVIRSPFYCDYGYNISVGRNTFMNFNCVILDVVPVRIGDDCQIGPNVQIYTADHPLDPETRRSGLESGRPVTIGNNVWIGGAAIILPGVTIGDNAVVGAGSVVTRDVPAGATVVGNPARVRQPGQGQ; translated from the coding sequence ATGTCCCTCAGCGAAAAACAGAAAATGCTCACCGGCCAGCTCTACCACGCTGGCTGCCCCGAGCTGCAGGCCGAGCAGGTCGCCAACAAGCACTGGATGCATCGCTATAACAGCAGTGTCGAATTGCTCAGCGATGCACGCCATGGGCTATTGGCCGGGCACTTCGGTCAGGTCGGCGAAGGCGTGGTGATTCGCTCGCCGTTCTATTGCGACTACGGCTACAACATCAGCGTCGGCCGCAATACCTTCATGAACTTCAACTGCGTGATCCTCGACGTGGTGCCGGTGAGGATCGGCGACGACTGCCAGATCGGCCCCAATGTACAGATCTATACCGCCGACCATCCGCTTGACCCTGAAACGCGGCGCAGCGGGCTGGAGAGTGGGAGGCCGGTGACCATTGGCAACAACGTGTGGATCGGCGGTGCGGCGATCATCCTGCCGGGGGTGACCATTGGCGACAACGCTGTGGTGGGTGCCGGCAGTGTGGTGACCCGGGATGTGCCGGCGGGTGCGACGGTGGTGGGTAACCCGGCGCGGGTGCGTCAGCCCGGCCAAGGGCAGTAG
- a CDS encoding DUF6436 domain-containing protein, translating into MNSRIIKPLCTVIALLVGAVILWQAYTTFQARYLRPFDNQTTLFDGSQLQLPPELAGLGPIRVVHFWDPACPCNVGNQQHLGDLVSQFAGQEVSFHVLQKPGSHGQLPANLTALKPLASLPGSEHLPASPAVAIWDRQGRLAYFGPYSEGAVCNASNSFIEPILKALLDGRQVSASNTLAVGCYCPWPG; encoded by the coding sequence ATGAATAGCCGAATCATCAAACCGCTGTGCACGGTAATCGCCTTGTTGGTCGGCGCCGTCATTCTCTGGCAGGCCTACACCACCTTCCAGGCCCGCTACCTGCGCCCGTTCGACAACCAGACCACATTGTTCGACGGCAGCCAGCTGCAGCTGCCCCCCGAACTCGCCGGCCTCGGCCCGATCCGAGTGGTGCACTTCTGGGACCCGGCCTGCCCATGCAACGTCGGCAACCAGCAGCACCTGGGCGACCTGGTCAGCCAGTTCGCAGGCCAGGAGGTGAGCTTCCATGTGCTGCAAAAGCCCGGCAGCCACGGCCAACTACCGGCCAACCTCACCGCCCTCAAGCCACTCGCCAGCCTCCCCGGCAGCGAGCACCTGCCAGCCTCTCCGGCCGTGGCCATCTGGGACAGGCAAGGGCGCCTGGCCTACTTCGGGCCTTACAGCGAAGGTGCCGTGTGCAACGCCAGCAACAGCTTCATCGAGCCAATCCTCAAGGCCTTGCTCGACGGGCGCCAGGTCAGCGCCTCCAATACCCTGGCGGTGGGCTGCTACTGCCCTTGGCCGGGCTGA
- a CDS encoding alpha/beta hydrolase yields the protein MPAAFHPDHLRSRLAPLTARQPLTAQAQDYQRFYGLNLPVHSWLGRFQAAGFDLVGQAWLPEQPSATMFLLHGYYDHMGLYRHVIEWALSQGFAVISCDLPGHGLSSGERASIRDFALYQQVLDALFEQARTLQLPRPWHLCGQSTGGAIAVDHLLHRGTSSPVDGQVILLAPLVRPCSWRWSKFSYRVLRHFVNGIERRFSENTNDPAFLPFLEADPLQPRRLPTAWVGALIAWVKRIEAAPRSSRRPLIVQGEADGTVDWPYNLEVLKAKFAEPQILMLPEARHHLANELPGIRQRYFDFIDQRLG from the coding sequence ATGCCCGCTGCTTTTCACCCCGACCACCTGCGCAGCCGCCTGGCGCCATTGACCGCTCGCCAGCCGTTAACGGCGCAGGCGCAGGACTACCAGCGCTTCTATGGCCTGAACTTGCCGGTACACAGTTGGCTGGGCCGTTTCCAGGCGGCGGGTTTCGACCTGGTCGGGCAGGCCTGGTTACCCGAACAGCCAAGCGCGACAATGTTTCTGCTGCACGGCTATTACGACCACATGGGCCTGTACCGGCACGTGATCGAATGGGCGCTCAGTCAGGGTTTCGCCGTGATCAGCTGCGACTTGCCCGGCCATGGCCTGTCCAGTGGCGAGCGGGCCAGCATCCGTGATTTCGCGCTTTACCAGCAAGTGCTGGACGCCTTGTTCGAACAGGCGCGCACGCTGCAACTGCCGCGCCCGTGGCACCTGTGCGGGCAGAGCACAGGCGGGGCCATTGCCGTGGACCATCTGCTGCACCGGGGTACCAGCAGCCCTGTCGATGGCCAGGTCATCCTGTTGGCACCGCTGGTCCGGCCCTGTTCCTGGCGCTGGTCGAAGTTCAGCTATCGGGTGTTGCGCCATTTCGTTAATGGCATTGAGCGCCGCTTCAGCGAGAACACCAATGACCCTGCCTTCTTGCCGTTTCTGGAGGCCGACCCGTTGCAACCGCGTCGCCTGCCAACCGCCTGGGTGGGTGCACTGATCGCCTGGGTCAAACGTATCGAGGCCGCACCGCGCAGCTCACGACGGCCGTTGATTGTGCAGGGTGAGGCCGATGGCACGGTGGACTGGCCGTACAACCTTGAAGTGCTCAAGGCCAAGTTCGCCGAGCCACAGATCCTGATGCTGCCCGAAGCCCGTCACCATCTGGCCAACGAGCTGCCGGGCATTCGCCAGCGCTACTTCGACTTTATCGACCAGCGCCTGGGCTGA
- a CDS encoding DUF2059 domain-containing protein: MRRLFSLILLMICTMPVWADNLDQLYKAAGWPDQRAHFNDALSAAQERYRNSLPPAVYQALVNNSNQRFQAQAVDRRAQAQLRATLANPSPALAFFQSPLGRKVVAAELKATRKDELAKNAKGLPKIQASDDRLLVIGHLAQALPAREAGAEVSLAIAGVAADSLSSMIPGLFGGGQAQGLLDGQRQRLMNQIGEDLNNTLLYVYRDLSDAELEEFATFAESPDGKAYYQAALAAVRAGLAVGQSSNDLK, encoded by the coding sequence ATGCGCCGTCTGTTTTCCCTGATTCTGCTGATGATCTGCACCATGCCTGTCTGGGCAGACAACCTGGATCAACTGTACAAGGCCGCCGGCTGGCCCGACCAGCGCGCCCACTTCAACGATGCCCTGAGCGCCGCCCAGGAACGCTACCGCAACAGTTTGCCACCCGCCGTTTACCAGGCGCTGGTCAACAACAGCAACCAGCGCTTCCAGGCCCAGGCGGTAGACCGTCGTGCCCAGGCGCAACTGCGTGCCACTTTGGCCAACCCCTCGCCGGCCCTGGCCTTTTTCCAGTCGCCGTTGGGGCGCAAGGTGGTGGCAGCGGAACTCAAGGCCACACGCAAGGACGAACTGGCCAAGAACGCCAAAGGCCTGCCAAAGATCCAGGCCAGCGATGATCGCCTGCTGGTCATTGGCCATCTGGCCCAGGCCCTGCCGGCGCGTGAGGCGGGCGCAGAAGTCAGCCTGGCCATCGCCGGCGTGGCTGCCGACAGCCTCAGTTCGATGATCCCCGGCCTGTTCGGCGGTGGCCAGGCCCAGGGCCTACTCGACGGCCAGCGCCAACGGCTGATGAACCAGATCGGCGAAGACCTCAACAACACCCTGTTGTACGTCTATCGCGACCTGTCCGACGCCGAGCTTGAAGAGTTCGCCACCTTTGCCGAGTCGCCCGACGGCAAGGCCTACTACCAGGCCGCCCTTGCCGCAGTGCGTGCCGGCCTGGCGGTTGGCCAGAGCAGCAACGACCTGAAGTGA
- a CDS encoding 2OG-Fe(II) oxygenase, with protein MRAMHISPEHPMLAAIVDDLATRGWSQQALFLPVELVHALAAECRRRDAEGELNPAGVGRGVTQEVREAIRGDQIQWIDPGQAEACDQYLSAMDQLRLAINQGLFLGLEDFECHFALYPPGAFYRRHLDRFRDDDRRMVSAVLYLNEGWQPQDGGQLRMFLADDVELDVEPVAGCLVVFLSGEVPHEVLPAGRERLSLTGWFRRRGNDPF; from the coding sequence ATGCGCGCCATGCACATCTCCCCTGAACACCCTATGCTTGCGGCCATTGTCGACGACCTGGCCACCCGTGGCTGGTCTCAGCAGGCGCTCTTCCTGCCTGTAGAACTGGTGCACGCGCTGGCGGCCGAATGCCGGCGTCGCGATGCCGAAGGCGAACTCAACCCCGCAGGTGTTGGGCGCGGTGTTACCCAGGAGGTGCGCGAAGCCATTCGCGGCGACCAGATCCAGTGGATCGATCCGGGGCAGGCCGAGGCTTGCGACCAGTACCTTTCGGCCATGGACCAACTGCGCCTGGCCATCAATCAGGGCCTGTTTCTGGGCCTGGAAGACTTCGAATGCCATTTTGCCCTGTATCCCCCGGGGGCATTCTATCGCCGGCACCTGGACCGCTTCCGCGACGATGACCGGCGCATGGTGTCGGCCGTGCTGTACCTGAATGAAGGCTGGCAGCCGCAGGATGGTGGGCAGTTGCGCATGTTCCTGGCAGACGACGTAGAGCTTGACGTTGAGCCCGTGGCGGGCTGCCTGGTGGTATTCCTGTCGGGTGAAGTGCCCCACGAAGTGCTGCCGGCCGGCCGTGAGCGGTTGTCTTTGACGGGTTGGTTCAGGCGCCGTGGCAATGACCCGTTCTGA
- a CDS encoding DUF523 domain-containing protein, producing MTRSDLPKVLVSACLLGQPVRYDGRASGHPDLLQQWQAEGRVVPLCPEVAGGLPTPRPPAEIPGGQGGEVLDGGAQVITVTGEDVSAEFLAGAQLALELVQRHGIGVAVLKSGSPSCGNRLTYDGTFSGVKVAGEGVTTALLRRAGVQVFSELELEQAQRTLAELSA from the coding sequence ATGACCCGTTCTGATTTGCCCAAGGTGCTGGTCAGCGCCTGCCTGCTGGGGCAGCCGGTGCGTTATGACGGCCGGGCCAGCGGGCACCCCGACCTGTTGCAGCAGTGGCAGGCTGAAGGGCGCGTGGTGCCGTTGTGCCCGGAGGTAGCCGGTGGCTTGCCGACCCCACGCCCACCAGCGGAGATCCCGGGCGGGCAGGGCGGTGAGGTGCTTGATGGTGGCGCGCAGGTGATCACCGTGACGGGCGAGGATGTCAGTGCCGAGTTTCTGGCCGGGGCGCAGCTGGCGCTGGAACTGGTGCAGCGGCATGGCATTGGCGTGGCGGTGCTGAAGTCGGGTAGCCCTTCGTGTGGCAACCGGCTGACCTATGACGGCACGTTCAGTGGGGTGAAGGTGGCGGGGGAAGGGGTGACCACGGCGCTGCTGCGGCGGGCCGGGGTGCAGGTGTTCAGTGAGCTGGAGCTGGAACAGGCGCAGCGGACGCTGGCTGAGCTCTCAGCATAA